One Clupea harengus chromosome 11, Ch_v2.0.2, whole genome shotgun sequence DNA window includes the following coding sequences:
- the LOC105910089 gene encoding tRNA selenocysteine 1-associated protein 1-like: MTCLWMGNLEPYMDEKFITRAFATMGELVIGVRIIRKMNWGAAGYCFLELSDEETAERCLRKVNGRSIPGATPPRKFKLNPATYGKQGEMRNRAGYTGNKYTQPYSYNENQHYQQYPDYYPNWDYDQSTGSYDGYDYSQYDYSSQTHEEVVEDGGLEDPAEELDVAEANRLFIKQSEELYDALIDCHWPTLDSPDPTTAQ; encoded by the exons ATGACTTGTTTGTGGATGGGCAAT CTTGAGCCCTATATGGACGAGAAATTCATCACTCGTGCTTTTGCCACCATGGGAGAACTGGTCATAGGCGTGCGGATCATTCGCAAAATGAACTG GGGTGCAGCGGGGTACTGCTTCTTGGAGTTGTCAGATGAAGAGACGGCTGAAAGGTGTCTTCGTAAAGTCAACGGGAGGTCTATTCCAGGAGCAACACCG CCAAGGAAGTTCAAGCTGAATCCGGCCACATATGGGAAACAAGGAGAGATGAG GAACCGGGCTGGCTACACTGGCAACAAGTACACTCAGCCATATTCCTACAACGAAAACCAGCACTACCAGCAATACCCTGATTACTATCCAAACTGGGACTATGATCAGAGCACAGGAAGTTATGATGGGTACGACTACAGTCAGTATGACTACAGTAGCCAG ACCCATGAGGAAGTTGTTGAAGATGGCGGTCTTGAAG ACCCTGCAGAGGAGCTGGACGTGGCTGAGGCCAACAGGCTATTCATCAAGCAGAGTGAGGAGCTGTATGACGCACTCATAGACTGCCACTGGCCCACATTGGATTCCCCAGACCCAACCACAGCCCAGTAG